A region from the Thermanaeromonas toyohensis ToBE genome encodes:
- the ilvB gene encoding biosynthetic-type acetolactate synthase large subunit, producing MARTGAQAVIEVLLEEGVELIFGYPGGAVLPLYHALADSPIKHILVRHEQSAVHAASGYARASGKVGVCFATSGPGATNLVTGIATAYMDSIPVVIITGQVPTSMVGTDAFQEVDVTGITMPITKHNYLVKNVSDLPRVVKEAFYIARTGRPGPVLIDLPRDVALSPCEAPIPSKIEIRGYKPTYRGHPGQIRALADLLLKAERPIIFVGGGVIASGAEELLLKLAETLQAPVATTLPGLGAFPEDHPLSLGMVGLHGKPYANHAVMECDVLFGIGVRFDDRVTGALDKFAPQAKIAHVDIDPAEIGKNVRVDLPLVGDARTVLADLLPLLKPVKREAWLKRIKELQEEFPLTYGRGGGDVRPQWVIQRLGEMTRGRAIITTDVGQHQMWAALYYGFTRPRSFISSCGLGTMGYGFPAAIGAKLARPEEMVWVITGDGSFQMGMAELGTAMEHNLPIKILLFNNQSLAMVRQLQHFYYEGKYTAVHFHGNPDFVRLVEAYGAVGLRVTRQEEVIPALQEAMQNGRLTLIEFLISEEEMVYPMVPAGAALNEMILPED from the coding sequence TTGGCCCGTACTGGTGCCCAGGCAGTTATCGAGGTTTTGCTGGAGGAAGGCGTAGAACTTATTTTTGGTTACCCTGGAGGGGCGGTATTGCCCCTTTACCATGCTTTGGCGGACAGCCCTATAAAGCATATTCTGGTCCGCCACGAGCAGTCGGCTGTACATGCCGCTAGTGGATACGCCCGGGCCAGCGGTAAAGTGGGAGTCTGTTTTGCTACTTCCGGTCCAGGGGCCACCAATTTGGTTACCGGAATCGCTACTGCTTATATGGATTCCATTCCGGTAGTAATTATTACAGGTCAAGTACCTACCAGCATGGTGGGTACTGATGCTTTCCAGGAAGTAGATGTGACCGGTATTACCATGCCCATAACTAAGCATAATTATTTGGTTAAGAATGTATCTGACCTCCCGCGGGTGGTTAAAGAAGCTTTCTATATCGCCCGCACCGGCCGGCCGGGACCTGTATTGATAGATCTTCCCCGGGATGTGGCTTTGTCTCCCTGCGAGGCACCCATCCCTTCTAAAATAGAGATACGGGGTTATAAACCTACCTACCGGGGGCATCCAGGTCAGATCCGGGCCCTGGCGGACCTATTGCTTAAGGCTGAGCGCCCGATTATCTTTGTTGGTGGTGGAGTTATCGCCTCGGGTGCGGAAGAGCTTCTCCTTAAGCTTGCGGAGACCCTCCAGGCACCAGTAGCTACTACTTTACCGGGCCTGGGAGCTTTTCCAGAGGATCATCCCTTATCTTTAGGTATGGTAGGCCTCCATGGAAAACCTTATGCTAACCATGCTGTTATGGAGTGCGATGTTCTGTTTGGGATCGGAGTTCGGTTTGACGATCGGGTGACGGGTGCCCTAGATAAGTTTGCTCCGCAGGCCAAGATAGCCCATGTGGACATTGATCCTGCTGAGATCGGTAAAAACGTCCGCGTGGATTTGCCACTGGTGGGGGACGCCCGCACGGTTTTGGCGGATCTCCTACCTTTGCTTAAGCCTGTTAAAAGGGAGGCCTGGCTTAAACGTATAAAGGAGCTACAAGAAGAATTCCCCTTAACTTATGGACGCGGGGGCGGGGATGTGCGTCCCCAATGGGTCATCCAGCGGCTAGGAGAGATGACCCGTGGCCGAGCTATTATCACCACTGATGTAGGCCAGCACCAGATGTGGGCTGCCCTGTATTATGGGTTTACGCGGCCGCGGAGCTTCATATCTTCTTGCGGCCTAGGTACCATGGGTTATGGTTTTCCCGCAGCTATCGGGGCCAAACTTGCACGGCCGGAGGAAATGGTGTGGGTGATCACCGGGGATGGCAGCTTCCAAATGGGGATGGCCGAACTAGGTACGGCCATGGAACACAATCTCCCTATCAAGATCCTCCTCTTTAATAACCAAAGCCTAGCCATGGTTCGTCAACTCCAGCATTTTTATTATGAGGGTAAGTATACAGCTGTACATTTCCATGGCAACCCTGATTTTGTTCGGCTGGTGGAAGCTTATGGTGCGGTGGGCCTGCGGGTGACTCGCCAGGAGGAAGTAATTCCTGCCCTGCAGGAGGCTATGCAGAATGGCCGTTTAACCCTTATAGAGTTTCTCATCAGCGAAGAAGAGATGGTATATCCTATGGTCCCTGCTGGAGCTGCCTTAAACGAGATGATCTTACCGGAGGATTAA
- the ilvB gene encoding biosynthetic-type acetolactate synthase large subunit, translating into MGDFGTKTRLTGAQIIIRALQAEGVDTVFGYPGGAVLPLYHELYTANIRHILTRHEQGAVHAADGYARASGKPGVCIVTSGPGATNLITGITNAFMDSIPLVLLTGQVGVNLIGRDAFQEADITGITMPITKYNFLVKNIKDLAATIHEAFYIATTGRPGPVLIDIPKDVTTQIEVFNGYPPKSTLRGYRVYQDPHPLQVIQAVKAISKAERPLLFAGGGVISSGAHEELRLLAESQDIPVIISMMGKGAFPEDHPLFVGMVGMHGTVAANNAVCECDLLIGVGVRFDDRVTGKIEDFAPRAKIIHIDIDPAEIGKNVPAHIPLVADARRALQALLAELPGPQKHPAWRERIRRWQEEYPLQYNRDCGLKPQYVIEELYRLTQGEAIISTDVGQHQMWAVQYYPVRRPRTFLSSCGLGAMGFGVPAAMGAQIAKPEATVIAITGDGSFQMNSQELATISYYKLPVKIILLDNGYLGMVRQWQEFFFDRRYSYSDLSAGNPDFVKLADAYGIPALRVTERSQVTQALEKALSYNGPFLVDVKIDREENVLPMVPPGGTLSQMVVGR; encoded by the coding sequence ATTGGGGATTTCGGTACGAAAACGAGGTTAACAGGTGCCCAGATAATTATCAGGGCTTTACAAGCTGAAGGTGTGGATACAGTATTCGGGTATCCCGGCGGGGCTGTGCTTCCCCTCTACCATGAACTTTATACAGCCAATATCCGCCATATTTTAACCCGCCATGAACAGGGAGCTGTCCATGCTGCTGACGGTTATGCGCGGGCTAGTGGGAAGCCAGGAGTATGCATAGTAACTTCCGGGCCGGGGGCTACTAACCTGATAACAGGCATTACCAACGCTTTTATGGATTCTATCCCCCTTGTACTCTTAACTGGCCAAGTAGGTGTAAACTTAATCGGCCGGGATGCTTTCCAAGAGGCGGACATCACGGGCATCACCATGCCCATTACTAAATACAATTTTCTAGTTAAAAATATAAAGGATCTTGCGGCTACCATCCATGAAGCTTTTTATATTGCCACTACAGGTCGACCTGGGCCAGTCCTTATAGATATCCCTAAAGATGTTACCACCCAGATAGAGGTTTTTAATGGTTACCCGCCTAAGAGTACTTTAAGGGGTTATCGCGTGTACCAAGACCCCCATCCCCTACAGGTGATCCAAGCGGTTAAGGCCATATCCAAGGCGGAGCGCCCCTTGCTTTTTGCTGGGGGAGGAGTTATAAGTTCTGGCGCCCATGAAGAGTTAAGGCTTTTAGCTGAAAGCCAAGATATTCCAGTAATTATTAGCATGATGGGTAAGGGCGCCTTCCCTGAGGATCATCCCCTTTTTGTGGGTATGGTGGGCATGCATGGAACCGTGGCCGCCAATAATGCCGTCTGCGAATGTGATCTTTTAATCGGAGTAGGCGTGCGTTTTGATGACCGGGTTACCGGGAAGATTGAGGATTTTGCCCCGCGGGCTAAAATAATCCATATTGACATCGATCCAGCAGAGATCGGGAAAAATGTTCCCGCCCATATTCCTTTGGTGGCTGATGCCCGGCGGGCTCTACAGGCCTTGCTGGCTGAGCTACCTGGTCCCCAAAAACATCCTGCTTGGCGAGAAAGGATCCGCCGCTGGCAGGAAGAATATCCCCTCCAGTATAATAGGGATTGTGGTCTTAAGCCCCAATATGTGATAGAGGAACTTTACCGTTTAACTCAAGGAGAGGCCATTATTTCTACTGATGTAGGGCAGCACCAGATGTGGGCTGTGCAGTATTACCCGGTCAGGCGACCGCGCACTTTCTTGTCTTCTTGTGGCCTAGGAGCCATGGGTTTTGGTGTGCCTGCAGCTATGGGTGCCCAGATTGCTAAACCTGAGGCTACTGTTATAGCTATTACCGGTGATGGTAGTTTCCAGATGAATTCCCAGGAGCTGGCAACCATAAGCTATTACAAGCTCCCTGTTAAGATAATATTACTGGATAATGGTTATCTAGGGATGGTACGCCAGTGGCAGGAATTCTTCTTTGACAGACGTTATTCTTATTCAGATCTGTCCGCTGGTAACCCTGATTTTGTAAAACTTGCCGATGCTTATGGTATCCCTGCCCTTAGGGTTACGGAGAGATCCCAAGTAACTCAAGCTTTGGAAAAGGCCTTAAGTTATAACGGTCCCTTCCTGGTGGATGTTAAAATAGACCGCGAAGAGAACGTCTTACCCATGGTGCCTCCCGGTGGCACCTTAAGTCAGATGGTGGTAGGGAGGTAA
- the leuB gene encoding 3-isopropylmalate dehydrogenase translates to MYKIAVLPGDGIGPEIIPQAIKVLKAITKKYGVRFEFQEGLVGGAAIDAYGTALPEETLKLCQESQAILLGAVGGPKWDSLPPPQRPETAALLALRKGLGLYANIRPAYLFPALADSSPLKKEVVEGTDLLILRELTGGLYFGEKKRERTATGEVAWDTLIYTSEEIERILRLGFELARERRRKLTSVDKANVLITSRLWRETAEKLAQEYPDVELEHMYVDNCAMQLIRRPRQFDVLVMENTFGDILSDLASVLSGSIGMLPSASIGGKTALYEPVHGSAPDIAGQKKANPLATILSAALMLRISFKMEQAARDIENAVNRVLEQGYRTLDILSEGTTLVNTEEMGDLVRQAVEEG, encoded by the coding sequence ATGTACAAGATCGCTGTTCTCCCTGGTGACGGAATCGGTCCAGAAATAATTCCCCAAGCTATTAAGGTTCTTAAGGCCATCACCAAGAAGTACGGGGTAAGGTTTGAATTCCAGGAGGGCCTGGTAGGGGGAGCGGCCATAGATGCTTATGGGACGGCCCTGCCGGAGGAGACTTTGAAACTTTGCCAGGAGAGCCAGGCCATCCTCTTGGGGGCAGTAGGGGGGCCTAAATGGGATTCCCTTCCTCCTCCTCAGCGGCCGGAAACAGCAGCCCTACTTGCCCTGCGGAAAGGGTTGGGGCTCTATGCCAACATAAGGCCAGCTTATCTTTTTCCTGCCCTGGCCGATTCTTCCCCCCTAAAAAAAGAAGTGGTAGAAGGAACTGATCTTCTGATCTTGCGGGAGCTCACCGGTGGCCTCTATTTTGGAGAGAAAAAAAGGGAACGTACGGCCACCGGGGAGGTAGCTTGGGATACCCTCATATATACTTCTGAAGAGATAGAACGCATACTCCGTTTAGGCTTCGAGTTGGCCAGAGAGCGTAGGAGGAAGCTCACCTCTGTAGACAAGGCTAATGTACTTATAACCTCCCGCCTCTGGAGGGAAACAGCGGAAAAGTTAGCCCAAGAGTACCCCGATGTAGAGCTAGAACATATGTACGTAGATAACTGCGCCATGCAGCTCATCCGCCGGCCACGCCAATTTGATGTCCTGGTCATGGAGAACACCTTTGGCGATATTTTAAGCGATCTAGCCTCGGTGTTGAGCGGTTCCATCGGAATGCTACCTTCGGCTAGCATAGGAGGGAAAACTGCTCTATACGAGCCGGTTCACGGCTCAGCTCCAGATATCGCGGGCCAGAAAAAGGCTAATCCTTTAGCTACCATACTCTCAGCGGCCTTAATGCTCCGGATCTCCTTTAAAATGGAACAAGCGGCTCGTGACATAGAGAACGCGGTAAATAGAGTCCTGGAACAAGGTTACCGGACGCTGGATATCTTGAGCGAAGGTACAACCCTGGTCAATACTGAGGAAATGGGAGATCTGGTAAGGCAGGCAGTGGAAGAGGGGTAA
- a CDS encoding 3-isopropylmalate dehydratase small subunit produces MQPIQGRCHKFGDDIDTDVIIPARYLNTADPQELAKHCMEDADPTFPAKVKPGDIIVAGKNFGCGSSREHAPLAIKAAGVAAVVASSFARIFYRNAINIGLPIFEAPEVAKSCEAGDEIIIYPEQGIITNLTKNITFRTAPFPPFMQGIMAAGGLIPYVARKLKGEI; encoded by the coding sequence ATGCAGCCTATCCAGGGTAGATGCCATAAATTCGGCGACGACATAGATACTGATGTCATTATCCCGGCCCGCTATCTTAATACCGCTGATCCCCAGGAGCTAGCCAAACACTGCATGGAAGATGCGGATCCTACTTTTCCCGCCAAGGTTAAACCTGGCGACATTATAGTAGCGGGAAAAAACTTCGGCTGCGGGAGCTCCCGGGAGCATGCGCCCTTGGCTATTAAAGCGGCTGGGGTAGCAGCAGTAGTAGCTTCTTCCTTTGCACGTATTTTTTATCGCAATGCCATCAATATAGGGCTTCCTATTTTTGAAGCTCCGGAAGTGGCCAAATCTTGTGAGGCGGGAGATGAAATAATTATCTATCCGGAACAAGGTATAATCACCAACTTGACTAAGAATATCACCTTCCGGACAGCACCTTTCCCGCCCTTTATGCAAGGGATTATGGCGGCGGGAGGACTTATACCTTATGTAGCAAGGAAATTGAAGGGAGAGATTTAA
- a CDS encoding 2-isopropylmalate synthase, translating to MEREGRRIYIFDTTLRDGEQSPGVSLNVQEKLEIARQLAKLKVDVIEAGFPIASPGDFEAVKAIAQEIEGPVIAALARINEKDIDRAWEAVKYAARPRLHVFIATSDIHMKHKLRMTREEVLAAVQRGVTYAKQHCQDVEFSPEDASRSDPDFLCQVLELAIASGATVLNIPDTVGYATPPEFGRLIALIRQRVRGIEGVTLSVHCHNDLGLAVANSLAAIENGATQVECAVNGIGERAGNTALEEIVMALFTRYDYYRCKTGIVTEEIYRTSRLVSTLTGMPVQYNKAIVGKNAFAHESGIHQDGVLKERTTYEIMNPAMIGLVQSNIVLGKHSGRHALRTRLAELGFNLTEAELEKAFQRFKELADRKKEITDRDLEAIVEHEIRHIPEKYALEHLHISTGTHVIPTATVGLKVGDQVWEEAACGEGPVDATFKAIDKITRLPLALKSYSLNAVTGGKDAMGEVTVQVEYEGRTFIGRGISTDILEASARAYLNAINKLVYDVGEENLHYVDEVNNGNARTGVNT from the coding sequence ATGGAAAGGGAAGGACGAAGGATTTATATCTTTGATACAACTTTGCGCGATGGCGAGCAATCTCCGGGTGTAAGTTTAAACGTCCAAGAAAAACTGGAGATCGCACGGCAATTGGCTAAACTAAAGGTGGATGTTATCGAGGCTGGCTTTCCTATCGCTTCGCCAGGAGATTTTGAAGCAGTAAAGGCTATAGCCCAGGAGATAGAGGGGCCAGTTATAGCCGCCTTGGCCCGTATAAACGAAAAAGATATTGATCGCGCTTGGGAAGCAGTTAAATATGCTGCCCGGCCTCGCCTGCATGTGTTTATTGCCACTTCCGATATCCACATGAAACACAAATTACGCATGACGCGGGAGGAGGTTCTGGCTGCTGTCCAGCGAGGGGTAACTTATGCTAAACAGCACTGCCAGGATGTAGAGTTTTCTCCTGAGGATGCCTCCCGGAGCGATCCTGACTTTTTATGCCAAGTTTTGGAACTGGCCATCGCTTCGGGAGCTACTGTACTTAATATTCCCGATACTGTGGGTTATGCCACTCCGCCAGAGTTCGGGAGGCTTATAGCCCTTATACGCCAGCGCGTGCGAGGTATAGAAGGTGTGACTTTAAGCGTGCATTGCCACAATGATCTGGGCTTGGCAGTAGCCAATTCTTTAGCGGCTATAGAAAACGGCGCCACCCAGGTAGAGTGTGCCGTAAATGGGATCGGTGAACGGGCTGGGAACACGGCCCTGGAAGAGATCGTTATGGCCCTGTTTACCCGCTATGATTACTACCGTTGTAAAACCGGCATCGTTACCGAGGAGATCTACCGCACCAGCCGCCTGGTTAGTACCCTTACGGGTATGCCGGTCCAATACAACAAAGCCATTGTGGGTAAGAACGCCTTCGCCCACGAATCTGGTATCCACCAGGATGGCGTGCTTAAAGAAAGAACCACCTACGAGATCATGAATCCAGCCATGATTGGCCTGGTGCAAAGCAATATCGTCCTGGGCAAGCACTCTGGTCGTCATGCTTTACGTACGCGTTTAGCTGAGCTAGGTTTTAATTTAACTGAAGCTGAGTTAGAAAAAGCTTTTCAGCGCTTCAAAGAGCTTGCCGACAGGAAAAAAGAGATAACTGACCGGGATCTAGAAGCTATTGTAGAGCACGAAATACGGCATATCCCGGAAAAGTATGCTTTAGAACACCTGCATATCTCCACGGGTACCCACGTGATACCTACGGCTACAGTAGGGCTTAAAGTGGGAGACCAGGTATGGGAAGAGGCGGCTTGTGGCGAAGGCCCGGTGGACGCTACCTTCAAGGCTATAGATAAAATTACGCGCCTCCCTCTAGCTCTTAAGTCTTATTCGTTAAATGCCGTAACTGGGGGCAAGGACGCCATGGGCGAAGTCACTGTGCAAGTGGAGTATGAAGGGCGGACCTTCATCGGGCGCGGTATAAGTACTGATATCCTGGAGGCCAGCGCACGGGCTTATCTTAACGCCATAAATAAATTAGTTTATGATGTGGGCGAGGAGAACTTACACTATGTAGACGAAGTGAATAACGGAAACGCACGCACCGGAGTCAACACCTAA
- the leuC gene encoding 3-isopropylmalate dehydratase large subunit encodes MGLTMTEKILAFHAGLKEVEPGQLINARIDLALANDITAPLAIKEFRRLGVSYVFDPQRVVLVPDHFTPNKDIKSAEQVKIVREFAREQKVIYYEVGRMGIEHCLLPEEGLVGPGDLIIGADSHTCTYGALGAFATGVGSTDLAAAMATGECWFKVPETILLRYYGTLRPWVGGKDLILYTIGDLGVDGARYKALEFTGEAIAELSMDSRFSMANMAIEAGAKNGIFPVDEKTLEYIRGRVKRSYQVYTSDPDARYAEIREYDVSRIEPQVAFPHLPENTRPISQVGDIKIDQVVIGSCTNGRMEDLRVAAKILRGKKVHPEVRLIIIPGTQRIYAQAIEEGLISVFIEAGAAVSTPTCGPCLGGHMGILARGERAVATTNRNFVGRMGHPESEVYLAGPAVAAASAIKGRIAAPEEVL; translated from the coding sequence ATGGGCTTGACCATGACAGAAAAGATTTTGGCTTTCCATGCTGGCCTTAAAGAGGTGGAGCCGGGGCAGCTCATAAATGCGCGCATCGATCTAGCCTTAGCTAACGATATCACGGCTCCCCTAGCTATAAAGGAGTTTCGCCGCTTAGGTGTAAGCTATGTCTTTGATCCCCAACGGGTGGTCCTGGTCCCCGATCATTTCACCCCCAACAAAGATATAAAATCGGCTGAGCAAGTAAAGATAGTGCGAGAGTTTGCCCGGGAGCAAAAGGTTATCTATTATGAAGTAGGCCGCATGGGGATCGAACATTGCCTATTACCTGAGGAGGGGCTGGTGGGGCCGGGGGATCTCATTATAGGTGCGGACTCCCATACTTGCACTTATGGAGCCCTGGGTGCCTTTGCCACGGGTGTAGGTTCCACCGATCTGGCCGCAGCCATGGCTACTGGAGAATGCTGGTTTAAAGTGCCGGAGACCATACTCTTACGGTATTACGGAACCTTACGCCCCTGGGTGGGAGGTAAGGACTTGATACTATATACTATCGGGGACCTGGGGGTAGACGGTGCCCGTTATAAAGCTTTAGAGTTTACTGGGGAAGCCATAGCAGAGCTATCCATGGACAGCCGGTTCAGTATGGCCAACATGGCTATTGAAGCGGGGGCCAAGAACGGGATCTTCCCGGTGGATGAAAAGACCTTGGAATATATTCGAGGAAGGGTTAAACGCTCTTACCAAGTTTATACCAGCGATCCCGATGCCCGCTATGCTGAAATACGGGAGTACGATGTTAGCCGTATTGAACCCCAGGTAGCTTTCCCTCACTTGCCGGAGAACACCCGGCCTATAAGCCAGGTGGGGGATATCAAAATAGATCAGGTTGTAATAGGTTCCTGCACCAACGGGCGGATGGAAGATCTGCGGGTGGCGGCTAAAATTTTACGGGGGAAGAAGGTACATCCGGAGGTCAGGCTTATAATTATCCCGGGAACCCAGAGGATCTACGCCCAAGCCATTGAAGAGGGTCTTATAAGCGTATTCATTGAGGCCGGGGCAGCTGTATCCACACCTACCTGTGGGCCCTGCCTGGGCGGTCATATGGGTATCCTGGCTCGGGGAGAAAGGGCCGTGGCTACTACCAACCGTAACTTTGTGGGGCGTATGGGACATCCCGAAAGTGAGGTATACTTGGCTGGACCGGCGGTGGCCGCTGCCAGCGCCATTAAAGGCCGTATAGCTGCGCCCGAGGAAGTATTGTAA
- the ilvN gene encoding acetolactate synthase small subunit produces the protein MKHTLAVLVENRPGVLMRVAGLFARRGYNIESLAVGPTENPSISRMTIVVEGDERTIEQVCKQLNKLIDVIKVSDITADPHVGRELILIKVNADPQVRGEIMQIVEIFRARIVDIARDTLIIEATGDEDKINAIENALRPFGIREVARTGKIALVRGARGKILEANINGQETATQTG, from the coding sequence ATGAAACATACTTTAGCTGTTCTGGTAGAGAATCGACCAGGGGTCCTGATGCGGGTAGCCGGTCTTTTTGCCCGCCGGGGGTACAATATCGAGAGCCTGGCTGTAGGGCCTACGGAAAACCCTTCTATTTCCCGCATGACTATAGTAGTAGAGGGAGACGAGCGCACCATTGAACAGGTGTGTAAGCAGTTAAACAAGTTAATAGACGTTATCAAAGTTAGCGATATAACTGCCGATCCCCATGTGGGCCGGGAACTTATCCTTATCAAGGTAAATGCAGATCCCCAGGTGAGAGGGGAAATCATGCAGATTGTGGAGATCTTCCGGGCCCGCATTGTGGATATAGCCCGCGACACCCTTATTATAGAAGCCACAGGCGATGAGGATAAGATAAACGCCATAGAGAATGCCCTAAGGCCTTTCGGGATCCGGGAAGTAGCCCGCACAGGGAAGATCGCCCTGGTGCGGGGGGCGAGAGGCAAGATTTTGGAGGCTAATATCAATGGCCAGGAGACGGCTACTCAAACCGGGTAG
- the cimA gene encoding citramalate synthase encodes MAEKIYLYDTTLRDGSQAEGISLSVEDKIKIAKRLDLFGMDYIEGGWPAANPKDMEFFERAQRLTWHHARLAAFGRTRKPGGRVEEDENLLAILQTGVKVATIFGKTWDLHVYQALNTTLEENLAMIRETVGFLVERGLEVVYDAEHFFDGYKNNPDYALACLKEAASAGASWIVLCDTNGGCLPGEIEEAVKRVRQVIDKPLGIHTHNDGELAVANTLAAVMAGCRQVQGTINGFGERCGNANLCSVIPNLELKLGYRCLPPGHLRELTEVSRYVSEIANVIQPNNQPFVGYSAFAHKGGIHVSAVMKNASTYEHIPPEKVGNKRRVLVSELAGASNLRYKAAEMGLKLDGRQTSDVVECIKELERQGYQFEGAEASLELLLRKASGEYRQPFQVDYFRILVEKREDQEATAEAIVKLRVGDQVVHTAAEGNGPVNALDNALRKALEEFFPAIRRMRLTDYKVRVLDEEAATSAKVRVLIESRDANNSWSTVGVSTNIIEASWEALLDSMEYALLKEGAQREAAGA; translated from the coding sequence ATGGCGGAAAAGATATACCTCTATGATACTACTTTACGGGATGGCAGCCAGGCGGAAGGTATAAGCCTTTCAGTAGAAGATAAAATTAAAATAGCTAAGCGGCTAGATCTTTTCGGTATGGACTATATTGAAGGCGGCTGGCCCGCGGCCAATCCTAAGGATATGGAGTTTTTTGAGCGGGCTCAAAGACTCACCTGGCACCACGCAAGGCTTGCTGCCTTTGGCCGGACACGAAAGCCCGGAGGCCGGGTAGAGGAGGACGAAAATCTCTTAGCCATACTACAGACAGGTGTTAAAGTTGCCACCATTTTTGGCAAGACATGGGATTTACATGTCTACCAAGCCTTAAACACCACCCTGGAAGAAAACCTGGCCATGATCCGGGAAACAGTGGGCTTCCTGGTGGAACGGGGTCTCGAGGTTGTTTATGATGCTGAGCACTTTTTTGATGGGTATAAGAACAATCCCGATTATGCCCTGGCCTGCCTTAAAGAGGCAGCTTCGGCGGGGGCTAGCTGGATCGTTCTTTGCGATACCAATGGTGGCTGCCTGCCGGGCGAGATCGAAGAGGCGGTTAAACGGGTGCGCCAAGTTATAGATAAACCCTTGGGCATCCACACCCACAACGATGGTGAGCTGGCAGTAGCCAATACTTTGGCGGCGGTTATGGCCGGGTGCCGCCAGGTACAGGGTACCATTAACGGGTTCGGGGAGCGTTGCGGTAACGCCAACCTTTGCTCTGTAATTCCCAACCTAGAGCTAAAATTGGGCTACAGGTGCTTACCACCCGGCCATCTAAGGGAGCTCACCGAAGTATCTCGCTATGTAAGCGAGATTGCTAATGTAATCCAGCCTAACAATCAACCCTTTGTAGGTTATAGTGCCTTTGCCCACAAGGGCGGTATCCATGTTAGCGCAGTGATGAAAAATGCCTCTACCTATGAACATATTCCGCCTGAAAAGGTGGGTAATAAAAGGCGCGTATTAGTCTCCGAGCTGGCTGGGGCTAGCAATCTACGGTATAAAGCAGCAGAGATGGGCCTAAAATTAGACGGCCGCCAGACAAGTGATGTGGTGGAATGCATTAAGGAGCTCGAACGGCAGGGTTATCAGTTTGAGGGAGCTGAGGCCTCCCTGGAGCTTCTCTTACGTAAGGCCAGCGGGGAATACCGCCAGCCCTTTCAGGTGGATTACTTCCGGATCTTAGTAGAAAAGAGGGAAGATCAGGAGGCTACTGCTGAGGCTATTGTTAAGCTCCGGGTAGGTGACCAGGTAGTACACACGGCGGCGGAAGGGAACGGCCCGGTTAATGCGCTGGATAATGCCCTGCGTAAAGCCTTAGAAGAATTTTTCCCTGCCATCCGGCGTATGCGCTTGACTGACTACAAAGTTAGGGTACTAGATGAGGAGGCGGCCACCAGCGCCAAGGTACGGGTATTGATCGAATCCCGGGACGCTAACAATTCCTGGAGTACAGTGGGAGTATCTACCAACATCATCGAGGCTAGCTGGGAGGCCCTGCTAGATAGTATGGAATATGCTTTACTTAAAGAGGGTGCTCAAAGAGAGGCGGCGGGAGCTTAA